In Hymenobacter volaticus, the genomic window TCCAAAGCAGCAATGTTTTTATTCAGAGCTTCTAATTTCACCTCATTTTCATAGAAGCCATTTTCAAGAGCCGGATCGTCTTTATCACTGAGACAACCTTCTACTTCTATTTCGGATGTAAAACGTTCATCGCCTGATGGGCCCATATCACACCATATCTTCTGCAGCCAAGCAATCCTTCTGGTAGCAAGCAACTTTACCCGTTGAACCATCAGTTGGAATACATCCTCTTGGTCAATCGCTTCCTCTCCGGGAACTATGGTTATATTACCGGTTGATCTGTTGTTCACTTCCTTTCTTTAAATAAGTCAGGTTACAATCCATCTCGGCGGAGATTCCGCACCGTCCACCAGTATTCGCAGCGGCAATTGCTGGCCGGGTGCAGGATTCGGCAAATTCACCTTTACGGCATTGCCCGCAATAATCATGAACTCTCCCGGTTTGAACAGCGCCACTTTATTACGTACAAGTTTTGTCTCACCCACATATATTTCTATCAATTCTTCCAGTATGTCTGTACCTCCAACCATATAGCGAAACACATAACCGGTGATCGTAACAATGCCTGTGGCCGGCGCGCTGATCGCATCAATTCTCGGTGAGATGATCAGGGGAACTTATTGGAACTGTTGCTCACCACACGCACCTGTCCACCGGGCAATTCCATGTTGCGTTTGACTACTACTTCAACAGCATACACACCGGGCAATACATCCATCACTGCACCACTGATCTCTTCTATAGCCGTTTCCCTGATGGTCATTGTCAACCGGTCGGTTTGCACGCCGATACTCCACGTAGGTGCGGCAATTACGTGCATCGTCCAGCGTGAATGGTATAAGCGCAATACAAGTCCATCACCGGTAAATCCGCTGCCGAAAAAGTTCACCACGCTTTCGGGCAGTAGCAAAGCACCTGACGCGGGTGCCTGCGCGGGTTGAACTTTTATTTCCCGTGGCGATGGATCACCAGGTATGTAATAAGGAAGGATGTTCTGGCTCAGCGTGATCCTGGGCGCACCCATAGTAAATACATAATTGCCGTATGTAAGCACGCGTCCGGAATAAGAACTGATCTCTTCTGGCTCCAGGAAAACAGTCGCTACTTCATAATAGGCCGACCAACGCATGGGTGCAGGCCCTGCGGTCCAATTATGTACAGCTTCATTGCTGCCAATCGGTTGCTGAAAGATCTTCAAACGGTTCTGGTTATCCGGTAGGTCCCCTTGGAAGATCTTGATTGAGTTGATAGTTGAACTGTCATCCAAAAAAGGATAATCATGCAATGCTTTCATGGCAATGCTCATCAGCAATTGTTCATCGTAAGCATTACTTCCATCCGGCACATCACTGTAATGTCTTGCAGTCAGCTGGTAGTATAACGTGAGTGCCATTGAAAGATGGCGTGACGTAGGTAGGTCTTTGCCTGGTAAGGGAAAATTTCCATATTCTTTTTTCTCCAGTGTATGATAGAGATAGATCCCTACCACATCATACCCAATATCCATCTGATCAGTCGGCAACTCTGGTATGATAACCGGCTGGTAGGTTTTCACCCATGCGGGAGAAAGCAGATATGCCTGTTCCAGCAGTTTCACCAGCGAAGTGGTCACATCAGAAATGTTTAGTATAGGCATCCGTCATAGTTGCCTCAGCCCAAAGCTGAGTTTTTTGTTGGCGATAGCATGGTTGCTGCTCACCGGCTGGGTTACAGTTCTTGCCAGTGGTTCTTTCGTCCTCACAACCGGTGCGGATTTTATTATTTCCACAGTGATCTTTCCTATCACAAGTGTTGGTTCCGGCTCTTTGTTGTTAGCAGACCGAGCTGCTGCTGCAGCGCTGCTCCAATCATTCATAGCCATGTGTACTGGTATTGGCTTCACCAGATTTTTCACTGGTTGCGTGGTCATGGCTTTTGATGCCGATAAATGGATCTCCTGTATTTGCTGTTGCACTGGTTCCACCGGGATGATCTGCTCTTTCCTGCCTTCATGGTTATGTATCATAGTCACCTGTGTGACCGGCGCAATGGTTTTTGTGTTATACGCCTTGATCGTTTCCATCATATTCCGTTCCACCAGTTGCTGTTGCACGGAATGCTGTTTCTGGGTCTGCACAGTTGCCGGATTTGCCGTTACAGGAGATGGTTGCGGTGGAACAGGTTTAATAGGAGTAGCAGCGGCTGTTTCGCTTGAAATGGTGCGGTTTATTTCATTCTTCTGTTTCTGCTGCACCAATTGCTGAGTGAACAAACGCGGTTGCATAGAAGCACCAGGGCCTGGCTCTGGTGAAAGCATCACGTTCTCCTCCACCAGGTCCTGTTGGCCGGCGTTATACACCAACGGCACCAAAGGGAGAATGATACTTGCGGGTTGATTCTCCGGATCACCCGGCACACTCCATCTTCCTATTATTTTTTGCAGGTAACTGCTCATAGTTCTTAGCTAATTCAGGCCGATTAGTTCGGCATAAGTTTTTCGCATCGTCCTGGGTAGGTTCAGTATCTCATTGTGTCCCCAGCTATAATTCAGCGCAATGGCGTGTACTTCCACCATTAATCGTTTCCGTTCGTTTTTTAAACGTGTTAAAAGAAAGGACTGCATGTCAAAAGTTGCCTGCTGTGAAACGCCGCATTCCGGGCAGCTGGTAGTGATCTCCGTGATCAGTACAGGCCCCAACGTTTCCATCTGTTGCTGCACCCACAGCATAGTGTCTTCATTTACAGGTTGCGCTATACAGCGTTCCATTATCAGCACTCCTGCATGCTCAGCAGCCTGGCCAAAAACAACCTGTTCATCTTCCCTGTAGGGAGGCGGAAACGCTTTCCATCTTCTGTCAAAAAATAACCCTCTTCATCTCTTTGTTGTTTCCCATCCCCAACCCGGAATGATAATAAATCTGTTACGCTAAACACTAGGTCGTACGGTTCATTGCAGGAGGTACAGGTGAGAGTGCTTTCGACGCGCGGCCCATAGGTATACTGGTATAGTGCGGCTAACAACCGGTCACGATCCGATACTGCCATTGATGCTGCAGGCTTCGACGTTGCCAGCATAATATTGTCCAGTAATTGGATGGCATTAAATGAACTGGCATCACTAACAAGTAACTCATCGTGACCATTCAGTTCACGAAGTGTAACCACACCCGTTTGCAATGAACCGGTGAGGCGATAACTTACTATACCCATAACAGTTCTCTAAGAAAGAATTAATAGTTAATATTCTTTCGGTTCAACTATATCTTCATCTCTTTCAAAGCCCTCATACTGGATCGTTATTTTTTCTATCACGACAGATGCAGTATTTGAGTCTAATTCGCCCAACGCTTGGTATTCAGAAACCCAGCAACGGTATAAGTTATATGCTTTTGCTACCGAACCTTGATCATTTAATAATACTAGCGTGAGGTTTTTACGGAAATTGGCAAGTGACATCGCTGTTTGTCCTTCCAGATTCCATACAAGTTTTGCCCATTCTTCGAAATCTTTATCATGTGTCACCCCTCTCTCTATTGTCAATGGTTCAAAATTCGAGATACCAGGTGTCAGTCGTGAACTGCTTTGATCGCCACCTTCCCTGTGTTTGACAAAATCCGTTTTTCGTATGAGCGGGCTCACTTTGCTTACACCTGCTACTACATTACCATTGATCAAAAGACGGAACATGAAACCTTTATAAGCATCAAAGCGAAGTGCATTGACAACAAATTGTGTGTTTGCCATAGTGATGTAGTTTAGACAAATGTATTTCCAGCCATTTGCTGTAGGTAGAGAACTACGAATTCAGCGGGTTTTAATGGTCTAAAACCTATCTGAATATTTACAACACCAAGGTTGATATCATCCGGCGTGGTGGTTTCACTGTCACACTTCACGTAGTATGCATCATTTTTCCGCACGCCCCAGAATGCCCCTTGGCGAAACAGGTTATGCATAAATGCACCAACGGCCAGCCGTATCTGTGCCCACAGTGGTTCATCATTCGGCTCAAATACCACCCACTTCAAACCGCGGTATAAGCTTTCCTCAATAAAAAGCGCTGTTCTGCGCACGGGTATGTATTTGTAATCATGCGGTGTGTCATCATCACCCTGGTTAGTACGAGCACCCCAGTTCACAATCCCATTGGGAAATACACGGATCGTATTTATGGCTCTTGGATTGAGAATGCCATTCTCCGCATCCGTAAAAGGTTGTCGTAATCCTGTAATACCACGGAGGTCCGCTTCCGTACCAGCAGGTGCTTTCCATACACCCCGGGTACTATCGATCCTTGCAAACAATCCCGCCAGTGCACCGGAGGGACCGATATTTTTACTGAGCCCATCCTGGCTAACTGTGATCTCTGGGAAGAAAAGGGCACTGTAATCTTTCACCGAGCCAATGCGCATGCCTGGCACCCCTGCTACGGCATCAGAAGCACTGACCCATGCAGGATCAGGATCCATCAGCAGGAAAGCGCGGCGTTTCTGGCAGAATACACTTGCATTGCCATAGAGTTGCTGCACGGTGGCAACGGCGCCATTAACAGGCGCCAGCACCATAAGATTAAAGAGATCGATCTCCGGGTCCAGTGATGCATATGCATTATCATACGTGTTGCTGTCAGGAGGTGTGCCATCAAAACCTGCAACACCAAGGATCTGCAATGGTCCGACACCTGATGTACCTAAGGCATAATAATGCACATTATTTGTAAAACCTGCTGCGGGAAATGCCGGTGCCGTAGTAAATGCAAGAGCTGCGCTGGCTAGGTTATCCGCCGCACTGTTTTTGGAAATAATAGCAAGCCGATATCCCCACACTTCAGCACGCCACGGCCATGCATGTCCAAGTGGGGGCACAAAATTATTGATGGCAGCCGCCACCAGTTGCAGTTTCTCGCGTATGCCGTCCGAGTTATCGTTTTTGGAAGCAGGTGACGCGTCTTTACTTAGCATATCGCCGGCTAATGTGGTAACAAGGTTCACCGGTACTGGTTGTGGAACCAGCGTGTTATTGCTTAAAAGAATGGATTCAAGCGTAACCGCGGTAAAAGCGCTTTGTGCCGTACCGTCAAAAAGCGTGATGTTTCCGGGAATGGCTGCGCGGATGGTGCTACCGGTTGGTGCGGGGCGAAGATTCGCAATACCGGATATTTCAAGTCCACCCTGTTCTGTGCCAAGCATGAGTGGCACCGCGAGATCTGTCATACCGCCTGCGGCATTACCCTGGCGGATGAGTACGTCACCATTACTGTCGGCCTGTATCTGCAATCTTCTTGCAGCTGAAGGGCCAATAAACGAAACCGTAACGGTAATACCAGCAATTCCTTTGGCGAGGTAAGCATTTTCAATAGCGGCTTTAATGGCCGTAGCCAATGCAGCCTGTGTGCCCACTACAATGGCCCCGAGGTTTACATCCACGTATTCTTTACCACCGACACTAATGCGGAACGTATTGGTAGTTGCAAGCGTACCGAGTATATTTTTCCAGTTGACGGCAAAACTGCCGCTGTCGGCCACGGGTCTGCCTGAAAGTGATAATCCTAGTGCTGCACCAGCTGCGGGCGTGGGAGCCAGCACAGTTGCTTTAACGAGTTTGGATTGCTGTGTTAGAAATGACTGTACGTACCTGGGTGATGCAGGATCCATACTGAGGTCAGGCCAGGACTCGGCTTCCGCCATGGTTGTATTCCCGAGGCATCCGTTTCCCAACGGAAAAGATCCAGCGTGAAGTTGGCTTCTGGCCTTGAGCCTTTATAACTAACGGCAGCACGAATCATATTGCCTGCAGCACCGGCATTCTTGGCATCAAGCCGGAGTACATTGGTAGCATTGCCTTCATCACGGAGCGTGATGCTTGAAGCAGTTGCACCTTTTGCGATGCGCATAACCCAGCAATCGGTGCCACCGTTTAGAAAGAATAAACGTACATATCCAGCAAGCTGTCCCACGTCATTGTCTTCACCGAATGTATTTTTGAATAAAGTATAATTAAAACATCGAACCGGTTTATTAAGTGGGCCTTTTTTTGCGACGCCAATAAATAAACCAATTGAAGTACTGACACCAGCAATGGTACGCACACCACTGGGTACTTCCTGTACGTACACACCAGGATAAGACGTTTGTACTGCCATAATGAGTTGCTTTAAATAATGTACGGAAGGAATATTGAATGAGGGCAGATCAATGAATTATATAACATTATCCATCATCTACAGGACCCGAACCGAACTAATTACTTATGGCTTCGCCACAGAAAGTCACATTTTAGGGTGACTTTAAATTTGATAAGACCCATTAATAAATATTAGCAGACTTTGAGCCAATTAGTATCTATATCAACACTGGCAAACTGACCTAAACTAAATATCTGGACTAAGAACCGATGCTTGCCGTTTTCTTGAAAGGTATATCCATTCATTCCGGACAGAGGCCCTCCGATGATTTCAACCAGGTCTCCTTTTCTTATGGGAGCCTGCTCAACTTTTATGTTGGCTGAATATTTACAAATCAATTTTACCTTTTCGACTTCCTCCTCCTTTACAGTAACCAACTTTCCGTTATGACTCAAAAAATGAAAGGAGTTGTAGCTATTGAAGATATTTTTTCTTTCTAATTCATCCGAAAACAAAAAAATATAGGGGTTGAAGATCGGTACCTCAACCCATTTATTCCTATCACTCCAATAATGTAACTGCCGTTGTAAGGGTAAATAAAAGGATAAACCTAGCTTTTCAAGTGCTGAAGCAGCCTTTTTATAGTGCAGTTTTCTGGATACAATTACATACCATTTCTTGGAGGTTATGGACAGATCCTTCTTTTTAAAAATAGTTTCCATAGTCCATTTGCTTTACAAGGGCAATTGAGGAAAAGGGTATTATCTATTTTAGATCAATTTACAAGATTAAATTTAAAAATGCAATTTTTTATTAAAACATTATAAGCTAATATTTAGGTTCGTAGATAGACGATCAAATACGTCGAATTACGTTAAGTAGTGGGCTTTTGCGTGTGCTCGCAATGTAGCTTTCCACTTGTTCGGCTGTGGGCTTGGACCTTTCTCAAACCTGCAATCAGAAGGTGCTCTAAGTAACTGCGTATAGTTGTGATAAGGGCCCCTTATCGAGGGGAATTGATCCGCCGGAAATTCAGTTGTCGAAACAGGATGCGCACGCTGACTAATTGTAATACTAGTGCGACAGCTCCACTATATTCTTGCGGCTCCCATTCTTGCGCAAGGCCATGCTGCCACACTTGCCACACGCAAACGTGGTTTGAAGCAAACACCTAAGTTAAGAATCACCCCTTAATTAACCACTAATTTGATTTACGAATCTCTTATCAAGATACTGGAGTATCATGCACAGTCAATAATCTTTAACATATTACTTATTAGAATTAAAAGCGGGAACACTTTTAATAATTGAATTACTGATACTTCCTCCCACTGCGCCTAACAGAGCGCCTACTACTATACCGGAAGTTAAGCCACCAATACTACCACTTATTAAACCTACTAGAGCCCCCTCAGCATCAGCTTTCCATGGCCATCTAAAATTTATGCTGTGTTCATTTGGTGAAATTTTTTCTTCATTAGCTAGGGAGTAAATGAATTCATGTCGATTTTTTTGACCCTCATCTTTTAATACAGATAAACCATATTCGATACTTGCATGACTAACTGTCGCAATAATTCCAATATCTCTTCTCTCGCTTTCACTTGTATCATTTTCAGTTAATTTTTCTTCTAAGAATCTGAGCGTCCGCTTAGCAAAAGTTAGACTATTAACTGCGGAATTAGAAGTTGATTCGTCTATGGGAGTAGCATTATAGAAAAGCAACTCAATAAGTGTTAAAAACTTGGGATTTATGTTTATTTCCTTAGCTAAATCTAAGATTGATTTATCCTTGATTTTATTTTGCAATGCGATTAAGAGCTGGACGAAGTTAATGTATTTTATTTTCTATATTTTGCCTTTTCAGTGCAAAACATCGTCTTTTTTCATGTCACAACAATCAATATAAAACATATATTCAGCAGTTAAGTCTAATACTATTTGCTTGTCAAATCTGGTTGGCTCTCTAAATTATAATTTTCTAATTACATAATCAACTCCTTCGTTATGTAAACGGCCAATGCCTTCATAAGAATTTAAATATTCTGTTTGATTTTTCATGGCACATATTTATTAGTCTTCGTTTATTAACTATCTGCAGAGATACGGCACCTCCAAATATGCACATTCGATTTTTGCCTCTGGGTTGATTTGTTTATTTACAGAAAAAGCGAATGTGCGACAACAAATTTTGCAACGATTATTTATTAATAAATGAATGTTTAAAATTTATTGATTAATTATTTACTGCTTAAATCAGTCGAATATAGCTTTTAATGTGGAAGTAGTCGCTTCACACTTTATATATCTATCTTTACTTTTTCCCAGCTCCATCCATGTGATATCCATTTCGTAAAAGGCACCTGGTAATTAAGGAGGAGGGCGTTATGTGCTGCCCTTTCTTTTACTTGAATAGTATGGGCTCAACTACATTATTATTTCATTCTCCTACATCAGTGCTAGCACTGATATGATGAAACACGGAATCGCCTTATTTTAAAAATTGAGTAAGTCTAGCTAAGCCGCATAGAGTTGGGACTCAAGGTGAAAGTAGGTCTCGAAATGGTTGGGAGCAAGATAACTGAGGACGGAGCGCCGCCGTTCGGCGTTGTAGTAGTCCGAATAGTGATTGATTTCCAGGCGCGCTTCGCTCAGGTCGTGGAAGCTGCCATCGAGCAATTCGGTTTTGAGTCGACTCCAGAACGATTCCGCGTGAGCGTTACCGTAGCAATTGCCCCGCCGACTCCTACTTTGCATGGACTTGTGACGCGCTAGCAAGACCTTGAGGTTGGTAGCCGAGTATGGACTTTCTAAGGTGATGCCCTGGCGTTACTTACGATGGAGTGGACAAGTAACCCGGCTGGTGGCTGGCATCCCGCTAAAGCCCGGCGCAGGGCCTTGCTGGCCAAGTATTATGGCATAGCCAAAGCGCAGGTCCTAAGAGCCTCATCGGAGGCACCAAACCAGACAATTTTGCGGGAGTGACGGTCCAGCCAGGTGGCCAGATACAGCCAACGACCACCCTGCCGAATTAAGTAAGTGATATACCCGATCCACACCTGGTTGGGGACCATGGGAACAGCCGGTTAGGTGCCGCTCGGGCAGAGAGGTTGGAGTGGGTGGTGCAGGACACAAAGGAGCGCGGCGGCTGGGCTCGTAATCCATGGTACGCGAGCACGCGCCGGATGCCCCTGCGCAGCCACTCCACCCGTAGCCGGCGGGTGCTATAGCGCCGCGCATGCCGAGCAAATAACTGACGCCCGGCCACTGACCAAGCTGGTTCTGGGATCAATAAGCGTGTCTTAGCCCGCCAAGCATGGTAGGCACTGAGCGACCTGCAGCACGTGGCAGAGCTTCGGCACGGATAGGCGAGTCCGGTGCTGAGCAATATACGGGTACAGTCTCACCGGATCGGTTGACTAAGCCTACGCCTAAAGCAGGCAACTGGCCAAGGCTTTTTTAACATGTCAAGTTGCTGCTGCAAGCGTCGGTTCTTGGCGCGCAACTGGCGCATAGGCGCGCTTTCTCTTTCTTCCCCGACCACCTCCAGCACTAGTTGTGCAGCTTTTTGCCACTTGTACAGCAGTTTGGGGCTGATGCCGAGCTGTCGGCCCGCGGCTTACATGCTCCAGCTTTTGCTGGCTAGGCGCAACGCTTCCGCTCGGAAGACGTCATCTTAGCGGCGGCGTTTGCGCGGCGAGCTGTTGATTGATTTTGAACTCATGACAGAAGGAAGATAACGCCCTTTTCTCTCTCACTTGATTAGCCCCTCTCACGTTTACCTTACCAAGGTGTACAATACCCCAAGAGGGCCGAAATTGAGTTGATTTTCATATCTAAAAAACCGTCAGCAAAATTTTAAAATCTGACAATGGTCAACTTTTTTTCGCACGATACACCGTTTAGAAAGCGTGTAGACCTGTAGAAGGCTCGATTATAAGTTCACCAGAGCGGTAATGCGCCGCGTAGGGTCCTACTTTGGTTTGCTTACCATCATCTGTCACCCATTCGGCGGTTAGTATATGCCCCCCGCTCGACCAGCGAGTCAACAATATGAGTCGGGAGTCTGCTCATAAAGTCGCGTTCATCCCGCCGACCATGCTCTTTCGCTTTATTAAGTCTTCTTTGATTTCAGCGATTCGGTCCCCGTCGGCCTCAGCTTTTTTGATATCCTCTATACCAAGGACTTTGTTTTCGTTAGCTAGGTTTCGCTTTGCGGCTAATAATCCATCCAGTTTCACTTGACAAGCCTCTATCTTTTTAGCGGATCTCACCCGCCATACTCTGAGCTAATTGCTGCTGGGTCATATGGAGCGAGGTTGAGGCAAAAGGAATTTAACCTTTTTACCGCAATTTCGTACCCATCCAAGCTGTAGATACAACGAGTTAGTCTCACTTAGCGCTGCAGCTGGAGCGCTTGGCCTTCAGTAAGCCGATATGGGTTATTTTCACCTTGAAGTTGGTGCAATCTGATAAGGCAGCAGGTAAAAACCAGAAGCACACCAAGCGATTAACGAGGATAAAGACCTTGAAGGTTGGGTGGCCTTGACAAATTCGTCACTAGAAAACGATCAATCTGTTCCAGTAAGACACGCCTGTCTTTCTATTGGAGGGTGGCTGTTGCAGAACGCGCTATCCTGTCTGGTGTTCTGCTCGTAGCTGGAGGATGCAAGGCCAAAAGCAGTTCATCGATAAAGAGGTCACGCACTTTCGGCTCCCCAAGCGCGTGCCCGCACATAATTTCTACCGTCGGTTGGCCGAATTCGTCGACTGGCGCTTTCTTTACGAAGAGACCAAAGCGCTCTACAGCCACACGGGCCAGCCCTCGCTTGACCCGGTCGTCTTCTTTAAGCTCGTGCTCGTGGGGCGGTTAGAGAACCTGGTCAGCGACCGACGTCTAATTGAACACTGTGCCCTGCGGCACTCCACTGTGAGTCGTACTCGACAGTTGTACCCCACGGTCGTCTTTGAGCGTCTATTCGACCACGTCTTCGCCCAGTGCGTGGCCCAAGGCCTGGTCGCCGGCGATACCCAGACAGTAGACTCGACCCCGGTCAAAGCCAACGCCTCGTTGTACAGCCTCTGCGAAATGCAGCCGATCGAGACGTTCATTCCGTGCATGCAACTCGCCGGAGAATCAGAGCCGGACGCCCCGTCGCGGCCGGCGGCGGCCGTGTTAGACACGCCAGCACACGTCTTGCGTCGAGTGGCCTATCGGCAGGCTCAGCACCGGACGGGGCATTTCGGCGCTGGACGCCCCCGCGCCCGTTTGGTGAGCAACAAAACGCATTACAGCCCGACCGATCCGGAAGCGCGCATCTCCATCAAGCTCGGCAAAGCCCGAGCCCTGAACTACCTCTGCAGCTTGGCCGTCGATACCGCTGACGGCGTGATCAGTTACGTCCAGGCCGACTTGGTCGATAGCCGCGACAGCGTGCATTTGCCTCAACTCGTCACGCACTTGCAGCAGCGCTTACTCGCCCATAGCTTGCCCCTGCAGGACCTGGTGGCCGACACCAACCACTCCAACGGGGTGAACTACGCCTTACTCGAACAACAGGGGGTCATGCCCTGGATTCCGGTCTTTGGGCAGTACAAGCCCACCGTGGAGGGCTTTGCTTATGATGCCCAAGCGGACTGCTTCACCTGTCCGGCCGGCAAGCTGCTGCCCTTCAAAGGCTACGATAAGCAGCGGGAAGGCGGCCTACAAAAGCTGAAGTGGTATAAGCTAGGCGGACAGAAGCAGGACGTATCTTTCTTTTGTCATGACCGCAAAAAAGAATGGGATGCCACCCGATAAACGGCGTAAGTACGATGCCGCCTTCAAGGCCGAAGCCCTGCGCCGAACCGGCGAAAGCCGTTCAACCCAAGCCGCTGCCCGCGAGTTGGGCATCAGCCCCAAGCTACTATATCGTTGGCAGCAGGAGCAGGTAGTCGCGGAGGTGGGCAGTGTGGAAGTGGCCCGCGACCCGGAAGTACACCAGCTGCGGGCCCAACTCAAGCGGGCCGAGCAGGAACTCGATATTTTAAAAAAAGTTTTGGTCATTTTTGGCCAATCGACCCGGTGAGCACTTACCAGTATATCGCCCAACGCCAAGCCTACGTGCCCGTGCGCCAGCTCTGTGAGGTGCTGCGCGTAGCTCGCAGCGCTTACTATGCTTGGCAGCGACGGCAGGTGTCTAGTCTAGAACCCACTTGGTAAGTAGCCGTGTGTCAAGCTTTTAGACGGCACTCGGGCCGCTATGGCACCTGTCGCCTACGTGCGGAGCTACAGGCACAAGACTACCAGGTCCATTCGGCGCACGCTGGCTGCGCACGGTCTGCGTGCTCAGCAGTCACGCTCGTTCGTACCGCGCACCACAAACTCCGATGCAGCTGTGCGCGCGGCCCCAACCGCTTGCTCGGTCAACCAGCCCCCACGGCCCCGAACCGGGTGTGGGTGGGCGACATCACGTATTTGCCCCGTCAGGGTGGCGGTTGGCTCTACCTAGCTACGTGGCTGGACCGTTGTTCGCGCAAGGTGGTGGGCTGGGACGTACGCGAAACGATGCCCGAAGGCCTGGTCAGCGAGGCGCTACGGCGGGCGCTGGCCGTGTGGCGACCCACAGCTGGGTTGATTGTGCATTCTGCCCAGGGTAGCCAGTACGCAGCCACTAACTTTAAAGCCTTACTGGCCCAGCACGGGGCGCAGCAAAGCATGAGTCAACGTGGTAATTGCTACGACAACGCCCACGCCGAATCGTTTTGGAGCCGACTCAAAACTGAATTACTCGATGGCGGCTCTTTTCCTGGCTTGGCCGAAGCACGCCTGGAAATCAGCCATTACATCGCCTATTATAATGCTGAGCGGCGTCATTCGGCTCTCGGCTATCGTACCCCCAACTACTTTGAAACCCAGCTTCAAACCACGTCTCCGTTCTGTCCGGCGTAGCTAGACCACCTCATGAGGCGTAGTGATGTTCTTGCTCAAGAAGTACTCGCTCGCTTCCGCATGCTTAGCTAAGTCCGTTAGAATTTCCTGCTCGTGGTCGGGGTGGGTAGCAAACATATCATCTAGGCCCTTGGCATCTTTGGTAATGAATTCCCGCTTGCCGTGCATGTAGAACACCCGCTGCAGTGCATACTTCGGATCATCAAGCAGCGGCTGCAACGCTTCGCGGGAACTGATGACTGCCGCCGCAAAGGAGCCCGGACGTTTGCCCAAATCCTTCGAGGAAGCCCAGTTCAACATAAGGGCGCCAGCATCGTGTACCAGAACCAGGGTTTCCACCTGGCACTTACAAATGAGGCCAACGAGGCTGGCTTCAAGGCGCACGTCGCCAGTGCCTTTTTCCTTGAGGAGCGTATTGCCCGGTAGCCCAATTATATTGAGGCCACGGATGTAGCCCGAATAAGCTTTGAGTTCGCCTTCCACACAATAAAGCACTGGTATCTTAGTGCTCTTCTGAAATTTCTCAACGATGCCCGGCGGATAAAAGAGCCGCGCCGGTGTACCCCGCATTTGATCGTACTTTTGCACTTGGCTGTTGCCTTCCTTGTCGACATACTCGCGTGGTTTCTTTAATCGGACGCGATAAAAAATACTGTGCGGACTGTTCTTGGTGCCATTGTCGTAGGTTTCACCTCCCCGA contains:
- a CDS encoding Pvc16 family protein, with protein sequence MTTSLVKLLEQAYLLSPAWVKTYQPVIIPELPTDQMDIGYDVVGIYLYHTLEKKEYGNFPLPGKDLPTSRHLSMALTLYYQLTARHYSDVPDGSNAYDEQLLMSIAMKALHDYPFLDDSSTINSIKIFQGDLPDNQNRLKIFQQPIGSNEAVHNWTAGPAPMRWSAYYEVATVFLEPEEISSYSGRVLTYGNYVFTMGAPRITLSQNILPYYIPGDPSPREIKVQPAQAPASGALLLPESVVNFFGSGFTGDGLVLRLYHSRWTMHVIAAPTWSIGVQTDRLTMTIRETAIEEISGAVMDVLPGVYAVEVVVKRNMELPGGQVRVVSNSSNKFP
- a CDS encoding phage tail protein — translated: MANTQFVVNALRFDAYKGFMFRLLINGNVVAGVSKVSPLIRKTDFVKHREGGDQSSSRLTPGISNFEPLTIERGVTHDKDFEEWAKLVWNLEGQTAMSLANFRKNLTLVLLNDQGSVAKAYNLYRCWVSEYQALGELDSNTASVVIEKITIQYEGFERDEDIVEPKEY
- a CDS encoding phage tail sheath family protein, producing the protein MLAPTPAAGAALGLSLSGRPVADSGSFAVNWKNILGTLATTNTFRISVGGKEYVDVNLGAIVVGTQAALATAIKAAIENAYLAKGIAGITVTVSFIGPSAARRLQIQADSNGDVLIRQGNAAGGMTDLAVPLMLGTEQGGLEISGIANLRPAPTGSTIRAAIPGNITLFDGTAQSAFTAVTLESILLSNNTLVPQPVPVNLVTTLAGDMLSKDASPASKNDNSDGIREKLQLVAAAINNFVPPLGHAWPWRAEVWGYRLAIISKNSAADNLASAALAFTTAPAFPAAGFTNNVHYYALGTSGVGPLQILGVAGFDGTPPDSNTYDNAYASLDPEIDLFNLMVLAPVNGAVATVQQLYGNASVFCQKRRAFLLMDPDPAWVSASDAVAGVPGMRIGSVKDYSALFFPEITVSQDGLSKNIGPSGALAGLFARIDSTRGVWKAPAGTEADLRGITGLRQPFTDAENGILNPRAINTIRVFPNGIVNWGARTNQGDDDTPHDYKYIPVRRTALFIEESLYRGLKWVVFEPNDEPLWAQIRLAVGAFMHNLFRQGAFWGVRKNDAYYVKCDSETTTPDDINLGVVNIQIGFRPLKPAEFVVLYLQQMAGNTFV
- a CDS encoding UpxY family transcription antiterminator, with the protein product METIFKKKDLSITSKKWYVIVSRKLHYKKAASALEKLGLSFYLPLQRQLHYWSDRNKWVEVPIFNPYIFLFSDELERKNIFNSYNSFHFLSHNGKLVTVKEEEVEKVKLICKYSANIKVEQAPIRKGDLVEIIGGPLSGMNGYTFQENGKHRFLVQIFSLGQFASVDIDTNWLKVC
- a CDS encoding integrase core domain-containing protein; amino-acid sequence: MQSRSRRGNCYGNAHAESFWSRLKTELLDGSFHDLSEARLEINHYSDYYNAERRRSVLSYLAPNHFETYFHLESQLYAA
- a CDS encoding transposase, with translation MQGQKQFIDKEVTHFRLPKRVPAHNFYRRLAEFVDWRFLYEETKALYSHTGQPSLDPVVFFKLVLVGRLENLVSDRRLIEHCALRHSTVSRTRQLYPTVVFERLFDHVFAQCVAQGLVAGDTQTVDSTPVKANASLYSLCEMQPIETFIPCMQLAGESEPDAPSRPAAAVLDTPAHVLRRVAYRQAQHRTGHFGAGRPRARLVSNKTHYSPTDPEARISIKLGKARALNYLCSLAVDTADGVISYVQADLVDSRDSVHLPQLVTHLQQRLLAHSLPLQDLVADTNHSNGVNYALLEQQGVMPWIPVFGQYKPTVEGFAYDAQADCFTCPAGKLLPFKGYDKQREGGLQKLKWYKLGGQKQDVSFFCHDRKKEWDATR
- a CDS encoding transposase; protein product: MTAKKNGMPPDKRRKYDAAFKAEALRRTGESRSTQAAARELGISPKLLYRWQQEQVVAEVGSVEVARDPEVHQLRAQLKRAEQELDILKKVLVIFGQSTR